The following proteins are co-located in the Carassius auratus strain Wakin chromosome 7, ASM336829v1, whole genome shotgun sequence genome:
- the LOC113106048 gene encoding iroquois-class homeodomain protein irx-3-like gives MSFPQLGYQYIRPIYPQDRQGIGSARAGTDLSPSGALSNVLSTMYGSPFAAAQSYGAFLPYSNDLSIFNQLGAQYELKDSPGVQHPGFAHHHPAFYPYGQYQFGDPSRPKNATRESTSTLKAWLSEHRKNPYPTKGEKIMLAIITKMTLTQVSTWFANARRRLKKENKMTWAPRSRTDEEGNVYNSDHEGEDGDKREDEEEIDLENIDTENIENKDDLDEQDELHSDLKLDGRSDSEISDGYEDLQGPEQRLFKAMVKDGKEIHGDRAEHFHNHSHHHHHHHHNNLEQANSEPVKLNQAIINSPPSENNPPPAPKPKIWSLAETATTPDNPRKSPLMNGTSAASAAQTIITPHRLLSCPVGKIQSWANRGFTAHQLALLNSNHYLGLSNQASANGLALYSRQTEDRSQNSESTVTERSSALEAEKKLLKTAFHPVQRRPQNQLEAAMVLSALSSS, from the exons ATGTCTTTCCCACAGTTGGGATATCAGTATATCCGACCCATATACCCGCAGGACAGGCAGGGGATAGGCAGTGCCCGAGCCGGGACAGACCTGAGCCCGTCCGGGGCGCTCTCTAATGTTCTCTCCACTATGTACGGATCACCTTTCGCTGCCGCACAAAGCTATGGAGCTTTTCTTCCTTATTCAAATGATCTGTCCATTTTCAACCAGCTG GGGGCACAGTACGAACTGAAGGACAGTCCGGGCGTCCAGCATCCTGGATTTGCCCACCATCATCCTGCTTTTTACCCATATGGTCAGTACCAGTTCGGAGACCCTTCCAGACCCAAAAATGCCACCAGGGAGAGCACCAGCACGCTCAAGGCCTGGTTAAGTGAGCACCGGAAAAACCCGTACCCTACCAAAGGCGAGAAGATCATGCTGGCCATTATCACCAAAATGACCCTCACTCAAGTGTCCACCTGGTTCGCCAACGCCAGGAGGAGGCTAAAGAAGGAGAACAAGATGACCTGGGCCCCACGGAGTCGCACGGACGAAGAAGGAAATGTTTACAACAGCGATCACGAGGGAGAGGACGGCGACAAACGCGAGGATGAGGAGGAAATCGATTTGGAAAATATTGACACGGAGAATATTGAGAATAAGGACGATTTAGACGAGCAGGACGAGCTGCATTCTGATTTGAAACTGGACGGCAGGAGCGACTCTGAAATTTCAGACGGCTATGAGGATTTACAAGGACCGGAGCAAAGGTTGTTCAAAGCGATGGTGAAAGACGGCAAAGAGATTCACGGCGACCGCGCAGAGCACTTTCACAATCacagccatcatcatcatcaccaccaccacaaCAACTTAGAACAGGCCAACAGCGAACCGGTCAAACTCAACCAGGCCATCATCAACTCTCCGCCCTCAGAAAACAACCCACCTCCGGCTCCAAAACCTAAGATCTGGTCTTTGGCAGAGACCGCCACAACTCCAGACAATCCACGAAAATCTCCTCTGATGAACGGGACTTCCGCTGCGTCCGCCGCTCAGACCATCATCACTCCTCACAGACTCCTTTCGTGTCCCGTAGGGAAAATCCAGAGCTGGGCAAATCGGGGTTTCACCGCACACCAGCTCGCCTTGCTGAACTCAAACCACTATTTAGGACTCAGTAACCAGGCTTCGGCAAATGGCCTTGCCCTGTACAGCAGACAAACAGAGGACAGGAGTCAAAACTCCGAGTCCACAGTCACAG AAAGATCTAGTGCCTTGGAAGCAGAGAAAAAGTTGTTAAAAACAGCCTTCCATCCTGTTCAGAGACG GCCCCAGAACCAACTCGAAGCTGCCATGGTGTTATCTGCCCTCTCGTCCTCGTAg